The following are encoded together in the Echinicola jeungdonensis genome:
- a CDS encoding sialate O-acetylesterase produces MNTKLRWIPLTLVLMVIGFSSQAQDKNFYIFLAFGQSNMEGAAKFEEQDMDVDPRFQVLQSIDCPDLNREKGNWYPAIPPLTRCHTGLTPVDYFGRTLVENLPDSIRVGVINVSVGGCRIELFEKDKYKAYVETAPDWLKNMVKEYDGNPYHHLVELAKTAQNDGVIRGILLHQGESNTGDKDWPQKVKGVYQNLLADLGLASEEVPLLAGEMVSAAQGGKCASMNSIIATLPEVIPNAKVISSKDCEAVSDGLHFSAAGYRKLGRRYGAQMLSILENQSFNR; encoded by the coding sequence ATGAACACGAAATTGAGATGGATTCCTTTGACCTTGGTCCTTATGGTCATAGGGTTTTCAAGCCAAGCACAAGACAAGAATTTTTACATATTTCTGGCTTTTGGCCAGTCCAATATGGAAGGAGCTGCAAAGTTTGAGGAACAGGATATGGACGTGGACCCGAGATTTCAGGTGCTGCAGTCTATCGATTGTCCTGACCTGAATAGAGAAAAGGGAAATTGGTATCCTGCAATTCCCCCTTTGACCAGATGCCATACAGGGCTTACCCCTGTGGATTATTTTGGAAGGACTTTGGTGGAGAATCTCCCTGACAGCATACGGGTAGGGGTGATCAATGTGTCTGTGGGAGGATGTAGAATTGAGCTTTTTGAAAAAGACAAGTATAAAGCCTACGTGGAAACAGCCCCTGACTGGCTTAAAAACATGGTCAAAGAATATGACGGAAACCCTTACCATCATTTGGTAGAACTGGCAAAAACGGCACAAAATGATGGGGTCATCAGAGGAATTCTACTTCATCAAGGGGAGTCCAATACAGGGGATAAAGACTGGCCACAAAAAGTAAAAGGAGTATATCAAAATCTACTGGCTGACTTGGGCTTGGCTTCAGAAGAAGTTCCTTTATTGGCTGGTGAAATGGTCAGTGCAGCGCAAGGGGGAAAATGCGCCAGTATGAATTCCATCATTGCTACCTTACCTGAAGTGATCCCCAATGCAAAAGTGATTTCATCTAAAGATTGTGAGGCAGTTTCCGATGGACTACATTTTTCAGCAGCAGGATACAGGAAACTTGGTAGACGATATGGAGCGCAAATGCTTTCGATTTTAGAAAACCAATCTTTTAATAGATAA
- a CDS encoding alpha/beta hydrolase-fold protein produces the protein MKKIKKINLFLVLMFCGMIACMAQNITKEAPEGFDREQRGIPKGKLDTIQYASKTVGTVRNAVVYTPPNFSKKERYPVLYLLHGIGGDETEWLRGGKPQVILDNLNAKGELEPMIVVMPNGRAMKDDRATGNIMAKDKVEAFATFEDDLLKDLIPFIEKEYPVKKNREHRAIAGLSMGGGQTLNFGLGNLDQFAWVGSFSAAPNTKSPEDLVPDPTKTKEMLHLLWISCGDEDGLLRFSERTHEYLIEHDVPHIYYIEPGGHDFKVWKNGLYMFSRLLFKPVDQAKFNQYSPLGTPAATNIRGAKYPQLLPDNSAIFKVRAPEAHKVQLDLGRKYDMSKNSEGIWEVTTDPLGEGFHYYSLVIDGVALADPASEAFYGMGRMASGIEVPFEGDDYYAVKDVPHGEIRQVRYYSTVLRSWRRFFLYTPPGYNDNPKEDFPVLYILHGGGEDERGWAQQGKTDLILDNLIAEGKAKPMLVVMPDGNMPVPAFEERGLQMFESELKEAIIPFVENKYKVKANAESRALAGLSMGGIQTLYAGINNTDLFAYLGVFSSGWITQRQKDIAEGQYNFMRQNANQINQDLKLFWIAMGGKEDIAYRNCQTMLTKFDEMDIDFTYSEYPGGHTWPVWRNNLYSIAPLLFQ, from the coding sequence ATGAAAAAGATAAAAAAGATAAATTTATTTTTGGTCTTGATGTTTTGCGGAATGATTGCATGTATGGCGCAAAACATCACAAAAGAAGCGCCTGAAGGATTTGACAGGGAGCAAAGAGGGATTCCAAAAGGAAAACTGGATACCATCCAATATGCCTCCAAAACTGTAGGTACAGTCCGGAATGCAGTGGTTTATACACCGCCCAATTTTTCGAAAAAAGAAAGATACCCTGTCTTGTATCTTTTGCACGGCATAGGAGGGGATGAAACCGAATGGCTGCGGGGAGGGAAACCACAGGTGATCTTGGACAATCTTAATGCTAAGGGCGAATTGGAACCAATGATCGTGGTCATGCCCAATGGCCGAGCAATGAAAGACGACCGGGCCACAGGCAATATTATGGCCAAAGACAAAGTGGAGGCTTTTGCCACCTTTGAAGATGATTTGTTAAAAGACCTGATTCCATTTATTGAAAAGGAATATCCGGTCAAGAAAAACCGGGAGCACCGTGCCATTGCAGGACTTTCTATGGGAGGTGGGCAAACCCTGAATTTCGGCTTGGGAAATTTAGATCAGTTTGCCTGGGTAGGCAGTTTTTCGGCCGCTCCTAATACCAAAAGTCCGGAAGATTTGGTGCCTGACCCAACCAAAACAAAAGAAATGCTCCATCTCCTTTGGATTTCCTGTGGGGATGAGGATGGGCTTCTTCGTTTCAGTGAGCGAACACATGAGTATCTGATCGAGCATGATGTCCCCCATATCTATTATATAGAACCGGGAGGGCATGATTTCAAAGTATGGAAAAATGGACTTTATATGTTTTCCAGGCTATTGTTCAAGCCGGTGGACCAGGCAAAATTTAATCAATACAGTCCTTTGGGCACCCCTGCGGCGACCAATATAAGAGGAGCGAAATACCCACAGCTTTTGCCGGATAACAGTGCCATTTTTAAAGTAAGAGCTCCGGAAGCCCATAAAGTGCAGCTTGACCTTGGAAGAAAATATGATATGAGCAAAAACAGCGAAGGCATTTGGGAGGTGACCACTGATCCGCTTGGTGAAGGGTTCCATTATTATTCCCTTGTGATAGATGGTGTGGCCTTGGCTGACCCGGCAAGTGAGGCATTTTATGGGATGGGTAGAATGGCTAGTGGGATTGAAGTGCCATTTGAAGGAGACGATTATTATGCAGTAAAAGATGTACCCCACGGGGAAATTAGACAAGTCCGGTATTATTCCACCGTCTTAAGATCATGGAGAAGATTTTTTCTTTATACCCCTCCTGGATATAATGACAATCCAAAAGAGGATTTTCCTGTGCTCTATATCCTGCATGGTGGTGGAGAAGATGAAAGAGGATGGGCACAACAGGGAAAGACCGATTTGATTTTGGACAACCTTATTGCCGAAGGAAAAGCAAAACCCATGCTAGTGGTTATGCCCGACGGGAATATGCCGGTTCCGGCGTTTGAAGAGCGGGGCCTCCAAATGTTTGAAAGTGAGCTCAAGGAAGCCATTATCCCATTTGTGGAAAATAAGTACAAGGTTAAAGCGAATGCTGAAAGCCGAGCTTTAGCGGGTCTGTCCATGGGCGGGATACAGACACTCTATGCAGGGATCAATAATACCGATCTATTCGCCTATCTGGGGGTGTTCAGTTCAGGGTGGATTACCCAGCGGCAGAAGGATATCGCAGAAGGGCAATACAATTTTATGCGTCAAAATGCGAATCAAATTAATCAAGACCTGAAGCTTTTTTGGATTGCTATGGGAGGTAAAGAGGATATCGCTTACCGGAATTGCCAAACTATGCTTACCAAATTCGATGAAATGGACATTGATTTCACCTACAGTGAATATCCAGGCGGACATACTTGGCCTGTCTGGAGAAATAATCTATACAGTATTGCCCCATTGCTATTTCAATAA
- a CDS encoding glycoside hydrolase family 43 protein yields the protein MKQIFRLTFLFCVVVLGKSYGQNPIIREVFTADPAPIVYNDTVFLYTSHDTASVDATNYQMKDWLVFSSTDMVNWTNHGAPLSPKSFSWATGDAYAAHCIERDGKFYWYVSTFHKKDENSGGGAAIGVAVADSPTGPFKDALGKALIVNEMTTDNEHGWDDIDPAVFIDDDGQAYLYWGNGSCKWAKLKDNMVELDGPIHHFKPKHFIEGPWVYKRKDLYYLVYASAGTQPEMIEYCTASNPEGPWTYQGIIMDNVPNSFTVHPGIVSYKGKDYFFYHNGVLPTGGSYRRSICVDYMHYNPDGTIQKVKQTQQGVMSAN from the coding sequence ATGAAACAGATATTCCGCTTAACCTTTCTTTTTTGTGTTGTAGTGTTGGGGAAATCTTATGGCCAGAACCCTATCATCCGTGAGGTTTTTACGGCAGACCCGGCACCGATTGTCTATAATGATACGGTCTTTTTATATACCAGCCATGATACAGCAAGTGTAGATGCTACCAATTACCAAATGAAAGATTGGTTGGTTTTTTCTTCCACTGATATGGTTAACTGGACCAATCATGGGGCTCCACTTTCTCCAAAGTCTTTCTCATGGGCCACGGGTGATGCATATGCGGCCCATTGTATTGAAAGAGATGGTAAGTTTTACTGGTATGTATCCACTTTTCATAAAAAGGATGAAAATAGTGGCGGCGGTGCGGCCATAGGAGTGGCAGTTGCTGACAGTCCTACAGGCCCTTTTAAGGATGCTTTAGGAAAGGCTTTGATTGTTAATGAAATGACTACTGATAACGAACATGGTTGGGATGATATTGACCCGGCAGTTTTTATTGATGATGATGGTCAGGCTTATCTCTATTGGGGCAACGGAAGCTGTAAATGGGCCAAGCTCAAAGACAATATGGTCGAATTGGACGGTCCTATTCACCACTTTAAACCAAAGCATTTTATAGAAGGCCCTTGGGTATACAAAAGGAAAGACCTGTATTACTTAGTATATGCAAGTGCCGGTACCCAACCTGAAATGATAGAATACTGTACCGCTTCAAATCCTGAAGGGCCTTGGACCTATCAAGGGATAATTATGGACAATGTCCCCAATAGTTTTACGGTTCATCCTGGGATTGTGAGTTATAAGGGGAAGGATTATTTCTTTTACCATAATGGGGTGTTGCCTACAGGAGGAAGTTATCGACGTTCGATCTGTGTAGACTATATGCACTACAACCCAGATGGCACCATTCAAAAAGTGAAGCAAACTCAACAAGGGGTAATGTCGGCAAATTAA
- a CDS encoding glycoside hydrolase family 97 protein, translating to MLSNYLKTYKMVRTGMVILFALVSFFATAQKFSITSPNQKIKVRIFQHLNGGEGSWYLKVNYQVNDQFIEIIPQIDLGLKRSDQDFSKDLKLIKKSAIHTIKEDYNAIHGKRLHRTNSANEGIVFFENAEGAKMNVVIRAYDDGVAFQYDFPDKEGTFVVMEELTSYTIPDSTTRWLEKFNPANEGYYRKMKDGQLQQDWAYPALFQTTDSTAYYLIHEAGLGRSYCGTKLSNQARGNQYKLTFPDEWNGRGQGDREPTVTLPWKSPWRVIVIGSLADIVESTLVDDVSPPSVVQKTDWIQPGKVSWNYWSHNHGTKDYKVVCDFADLAARMEWPYTLLDWEWDAMGNGGKLEDALNYIHSLGVKPLIWYNSGGDHTWVEATPKDRMLTHENRAKEFSKLKEMGIVGVKVDFFESEKQDMINYYLDIIEDAAEHEIMVYFHGCLVPRGWGRTYPHLMTYEGVRGAEWYNNVPDFTYEAPEHNTILPFTRNVVGSMDYTPITFTNSQHPHITSYGHELALGVLFESALQHMADRPDGYDELPDAAKTLLMDLPVVWDETKLLDGYPGRDVIMARERGGVWYIGGINAENREKRKNIDLDFLPNGISYKLTLIADGDHDKALSTQYMVVEHADKIQVKMLPRGGFTALLKPLN from the coding sequence ATGTTAAGTAATTACTTAAAAACTTATAAAATGGTAAGGACGGGTATGGTTATCCTGTTTGCTCTTGTGTCTTTTTTCGCAACTGCACAAAAGTTTTCCATAACCTCTCCAAACCAGAAAATTAAAGTAAGAATATTTCAACACCTGAATGGAGGAGAGGGTAGCTGGTACTTAAAGGTCAACTATCAAGTTAATGATCAGTTCATAGAAATTATTCCCCAGATTGACCTTGGACTGAAAAGGAGTGATCAGGATTTTTCAAAAGATCTAAAGTTGATTAAGAAAAGTGCCATTCACACCATAAAGGAGGATTACAATGCCATTCATGGTAAACGTCTACACCGAACTAACTCGGCTAATGAGGGGATAGTTTTTTTTGAAAATGCTGAAGGGGCCAAAATGAATGTGGTCATTAGGGCATATGATGATGGAGTGGCATTTCAATATGACTTTCCAGATAAGGAAGGCACTTTCGTGGTAATGGAGGAGCTTACTTCATATACTATTCCGGATAGTACAACCCGCTGGCTGGAGAAGTTTAATCCTGCGAATGAAGGTTACTATCGCAAGATGAAGGATGGACAGCTACAGCAAGATTGGGCATATCCGGCCCTTTTTCAGACAACTGATAGTACCGCTTACTATTTGATCCATGAGGCGGGACTTGGAAGGAGTTATTGTGGTACCAAACTTAGTAATCAAGCAAGAGGTAATCAATATAAACTGACATTTCCAGATGAATGGAATGGAAGAGGACAGGGAGACCGGGAGCCCACGGTTACACTTCCGTGGAAATCCCCGTGGAGAGTGATTGTGATTGGTAGTCTTGCTGATATTGTAGAGTCCACATTAGTGGATGATGTTTCACCACCTTCGGTAGTGCAAAAAACCGATTGGATTCAGCCTGGAAAAGTTTCTTGGAATTATTGGTCGCATAACCACGGCACAAAAGATTATAAGGTGGTTTGTGATTTTGCTGATTTGGCCGCCAGAATGGAATGGCCTTATACACTATTGGATTGGGAATGGGACGCCATGGGTAATGGAGGCAAGCTTGAAGATGCCTTGAATTATATTCATTCTTTGGGAGTAAAGCCACTGATTTGGTACAATTCAGGAGGTGACCACACTTGGGTTGAAGCTACCCCCAAAGACCGAATGCTTACCCATGAAAACCGGGCAAAAGAATTTTCTAAGCTCAAGGAAATGGGAATAGTGGGGGTGAAGGTGGATTTCTTCGAAAGTGAAAAGCAGGACATGATCAACTATTATCTGGACATTATTGAAGATGCTGCTGAACATGAGATCATGGTATATTTTCATGGATGTCTCGTGCCGAGGGGCTGGGGTAGAACTTATCCCCACCTGATGACTTACGAAGGGGTCAGAGGTGCTGAATGGTACAATAATGTGCCAGATTTCACCTATGAGGCGCCAGAACATAATACCATCCTTCCATTTACTAGAAATGTAGTAGGCTCGATGGACTATACACCGATTACTTTTACCAATTCCCAACATCCCCACATTACCTCATATGGCCATGAACTGGCACTGGGAGTATTGTTTGAGTCAGCATTGCAGCATATGGCAGATCGACCTGATGGATACGATGAACTGCCTGACGCTGCCAAAACCTTACTTATGGATTTACCTGTGGTTTGGGATGAAACTAAATTACTTGATGGGTATCCTGGACGAGATGTCATTATGGCCAGAGAAAGAGGAGGGGTCTGGTACATTGGGGGAATCAATGCCGAGAATAGAGAAAAACGAAAGAACATTGACCTTGATTTTTTACCCAATGGGATATCCTATAAGCTGACGCTAATTGCTGATGGTGATCATGACAAGGCATTGTCTACACAATATATGGTTGTGGAGCATGCTGATAAAATCCAGGTTAAGATGCTCCCAAGAGGTGGTTTTACGGCCTTGCTGAAACCGTTGAATTAA
- a CDS encoding glycoside hydrolase family 43 protein: MKRICKKLTLSVLMIGAVFLTAKAQNPVIQTKFTADPAPMVHNDTVFLYTGHDEDDAFGFKMHTWLLYTSTDMVNWTEHGAVASLKDFEWVPHENGAWAAHSIERNGKFYLYCPVPGGVGIGVLVSDSPYGPFKDPIGKPLIKKSEHDIDPAVFIDDDGQAYLYWGNPEVYYVKLNEDMISYSEEIIQDPSTPDNYQEGPWVWKRNGHYYLSYASTCCPEGIGYAMSNSPTGPWEYKGMIMDGDKRSNGNHPGIIDYKGKSYVFGFNYNILKQTMSKHYERRSICVEELSYNADGTIQKHPFWSRNVEQVSTLNPYNRVEAETMAWSEGVKTEFATEWERNISWDKGKKVAERLFATSIHNGDYIKVQGVDFSDGPKAIEVSVASLYGGKIELRVDNIDGPLIGIVNIDVKGQGDIWKTMTSPVSDIKDVHDLFFVFRGEKDLFNLDWWKFTK; the protein is encoded by the coding sequence ATGAAAAGAATCTGCAAGAAATTGACATTATCAGTATTAATGATAGGAGCAGTTTTTCTGACAGCCAAGGCCCAAAATCCGGTAATCCAAACAAAATTCACCGCTGATCCCGCTCCGATGGTCCATAATGATACCGTTTTTCTATATACCGGTCATGACGAGGATGATGCATTTGGCTTTAAAATGCATACCTGGTTGCTCTACACATCGACCGATATGGTCAATTGGACCGAGCATGGAGCGGTGGCATCGCTAAAAGATTTTGAATGGGTTCCGCATGAAAATGGAGCTTGGGCAGCCCACAGTATAGAGCGTAATGGGAAATTCTATCTCTACTGTCCTGTACCTGGTGGAGTAGGTATAGGTGTTTTAGTTTCTGACAGTCCTTATGGGCCGTTCAAAGACCCCATTGGAAAACCTTTAATTAAAAAAAGTGAACATGATATTGATCCAGCGGTGTTTATTGACGATGATGGACAGGCTTACCTTTATTGGGGAAATCCTGAGGTTTACTATGTGAAATTGAACGAGGATATGATTTCTTACTCGGAAGAGATTATTCAAGATCCTTCAACTCCGGATAATTACCAGGAAGGTCCTTGGGTTTGGAAAAGAAACGGACATTATTATCTGTCTTATGCCTCAACCTGTTGTCCTGAGGGCATCGGTTATGCCATGAGTAATTCTCCCACTGGGCCGTGGGAGTACAAGGGTATGATCATGGACGGGGACAAACGTTCAAACGGAAACCATCCAGGAATTATTGACTACAAAGGTAAGTCCTATGTGTTTGGGTTCAATTATAACATTTTGAAACAAACCATGTCAAAGCATTATGAAAGGCGGTCTATTTGTGTTGAAGAATTGAGCTACAATGCTGATGGGACCATTCAGAAGCACCCTTTCTGGTCCAGAAATGTGGAACAAGTCAGTACTTTAAACCCATACAACCGTGTTGAAGCCGAAACCATGGCCTGGAGTGAAGGAGTAAAAACCGAATTTGCCACGGAATGGGAACGAAACATTTCCTGGGACAAAGGAAAAAAGGTAGCGGAAAGGTTGTTTGCGACTTCAATTCATAATGGAGATTATATCAAAGTGCAAGGTGTGGATTTTTCCGATGGCCCAAAGGCGATTGAGGTAAGTGTTGCTTCATTGTATGGAGGGAAAATTGAACTTCGTGTCGATAATATTGATGGGCCCTTAATAGGAATAGTTAACATAGATGTTAAAGGTCAGGGTGATATATGGAAGACCATGACCTCACCGGTAAGTGATATTAAGGATGTCCATGACCTGTTCTTTGTTTTTAGAGGAGAAAAGGACTTGTTCAATTTGGACTGGTGGAAATTTACTAAATAA
- a CDS encoding glycoside hydrolase family 97 protein translates to MRIIFVVCCMLINTALYSQNKITVSSPNGLLEVKVSMDDGISMYSVNYKGIVMLENSPLGLLTNEGDFTSNLSFVDASTDEINNHYTQDKIKTSFVKYQANTLTYTVKNEEGKQIAFHFQVSDHDIAFRYELPKWGDTRATVVEREVTGFRFPSATTAFLSSMMKPMTGFARTAPSYESGYVTDVALESTTAEYGYVFPGLFKIGENGWVLLSETGVGSNYNGSHLSSFKDGLYTIEYPQMEQNNGFGSTGAQIGLPGFTPWRTITVGKTLKPIVETTIPFDVVEPLYEASQAYQYGKGSWSWIVWQDNSMNYEDQVKYIDLAAAMDFEYILIDAWWDERIGYEKMEKLINYANSKDVDVFLWYNSNGTANDAFQTPLNKMNTSFARKKEMKWLKEAGVKGLKVDFFGGDKQETMRLYEDILVDANDHGLMVIFHGTTLPRGWERMYPNFVGSEAVLASEMLIFSQGVREKEAFYASLHPFIRNAVCSMEFGGILLNKFLNRGNKQGQERLTTDSFQLATGVLFQNPVQMFGLTPNNLSDVPVFELDLLRKLPTTWDETVFIDGYPGKYSVLARRSGKHWYIAGVNAENTAKTLKIDLPMLKGQEVSLYNDDKEIQPTLQTVKVGKNGELTVTVQPRGGFVLTH, encoded by the coding sequence ATGAGAATAATTTTTGTTGTTTGTTGCATGTTGATAAACACTGCACTCTATTCACAAAATAAAATAACTGTCTCCAGTCCCAATGGACTACTTGAGGTGAAAGTGTCAATGGATGATGGAATTTCAATGTATTCAGTGAATTATAAGGGAATAGTTATGTTGGAAAACTCTCCTTTGGGGCTTTTGACCAATGAAGGGGATTTCACTTCCAATTTGAGCTTTGTCGATGCTTCTACAGATGAGATCAACAACCATTATACCCAAGATAAGATCAAGACTTCCTTTGTAAAGTACCAGGCCAACACCTTGACTTATACGGTCAAGAATGAGGAAGGAAAGCAAATTGCTTTTCACTTTCAGGTAAGTGATCATGATATCGCATTTCGGTATGAACTGCCCAAATGGGGAGATACCAGGGCAACGGTAGTGGAGCGGGAAGTGACCGGGTTTAGGTTTCCTTCAGCTACTACCGCCTTTCTCTCTTCCATGATGAAGCCGATGACGGGTTTTGCCCGTACGGCGCCCAGCTATGAAAGTGGCTATGTGACGGATGTGGCTTTGGAAAGCACCACAGCGGAATATGGCTATGTTTTTCCTGGCCTTTTTAAAATCGGGGAAAATGGATGGGTACTGCTGTCCGAAACGGGGGTTGGAAGTAATTACAATGGATCCCACCTCAGCAGTTTTAAGGATGGGCTTTACACCATTGAATATCCCCAAATGGAGCAAAATAATGGCTTTGGCAGCACGGGGGCACAAATAGGTCTTCCGGGCTTTACTCCATGGCGCACCATTACAGTTGGGAAAACGCTCAAGCCGATTGTGGAAACCACCATTCCTTTTGATGTGGTGGAGCCGCTGTATGAGGCCTCTCAAGCTTATCAATATGGGAAAGGCAGTTGGAGCTGGATCGTATGGCAGGACAACAGTATGAATTATGAAGATCAGGTGAAGTACATCGATTTGGCCGCGGCCATGGATTTTGAATATATCCTGATCGATGCCTGGTGGGATGAAAGAATTGGCTATGAAAAGATGGAAAAACTGATCAACTACGCCAATTCAAAAGATGTGGATGTATTCCTTTGGTACAATTCCAACGGTACGGCCAATGATGCTTTTCAGACACCCTTGAACAAAATGAACACCTCCTTCGCCAGGAAAAAGGAAATGAAATGGCTGAAGGAAGCAGGGGTGAAAGGATTGAAAGTGGACTTCTTCGGTGGGGATAAGCAGGAAACCATGCGGCTATATGAAGACATCTTGGTGGATGCCAATGACCATGGCTTAATGGTGATTTTCCATGGGACCACACTTCCGAGAGGCTGGGAGAGAATGTATCCCAATTTTGTAGGAAGTGAAGCTGTCCTGGCTTCGGAAATGCTCATATTTTCCCAAGGTGTCCGAGAGAAAGAAGCATTTTATGCCTCATTGCATCCCTTTATAAGAAATGCAGTGTGCAGCATGGAGTTTGGAGGGATTTTGCTCAATAAATTTCTTAACAGGGGAAATAAACAAGGCCAAGAGCGCTTGACCACGGATAGCTTTCAATTGGCCACCGGGGTACTATTTCAAAATCCTGTTCAGATGTTTGGATTAACGCCAAACAACCTATCGGATGTGCCAGTATTTGAACTGGACCTTTTAAGAAAACTGCCCACTACCTGGGATGAAACGGTCTTTATTGATGGATATCCGGGCAAATACAGCGTCCTGGCGCGAAGAAGTGGCAAGCATTGGTATATCGCAGGAGTCAATGCAGAAAATACTGCCAAGACTTTGAAAATCGATCTTCCAATGCTCAAAGGGCAGGAGGTCTCCTTGTACAATGACGATAAAGAAATACAGCCCACACTCCAAACTGTGAAAGTTGGGAAAAATGGGGAATTGACTGTTACGGTCCAGCCAAGGGGAGGCTTTGTGTTAACTCACTAA
- a CDS encoding glycoside hydrolase family 43 protein encodes MMIRFKIFATIFIWNVLAFTGLAQESIKQKPIIQSKFTADPAPMVYNDTVFLYTSHDEDDAEGFKMLDWLLYTTTDMVNWTEHGAVASLKDFSWARQDNGAWAVQCIERNGKFYLYCPMHGGGIGVLVSDNPYGPFKDPLGKRLIETDHIWNDIDPSPFIDDDGQAYLYWGNPDIYYVKLNEDMISYSGGVIKEPSKPDNYQEGPWVWKRNGHYYMAYASTCCPEGIGYAMSDSPSGPWEYKGMIMDASEKTRGNHPGIIDYKGESYVFGHSYDLLKHETSTFYERRSVDLDEMQYNADGTIRNRHYWSIEGPDQVVSFNPFHWVEAETMAWSKGVKSKKDTLTGVFVSQIHNGDFIQVSGVDFAEGAMKFEANVAPLLGGQVDIRLDDKDGTLIGVCEIENTGGENVWNTFETKVEKITGVHDLFFVFRGREGELFKFDSWRFIK; translated from the coding sequence ATGATGATTAGATTTAAAATTTTCGCTACAATTTTTATTTGGAATGTATTGGCATTTACAGGCTTGGCTCAGGAGTCGATTAAACAAAAGCCAATTATTCAAAGCAAATTTACAGCTGATCCAGCACCTATGGTTTATAATGATACGGTATTTTTATACACCTCCCATGACGAAGATGATGCTGAAGGTTTCAAAATGCTTGATTGGTTGCTTTACACCACTACAGACATGGTCAATTGGACCGAACATGGAGCTGTGGCTTCACTGAAGGATTTCTCTTGGGCAAGACAGGATAATGGAGCGTGGGCGGTCCAATGTATTGAGAGGAATGGGAAATTTTATCTTTATTGCCCGATGCATGGGGGAGGAATAGGGGTGTTGGTGTCGGATAATCCCTATGGTCCATTTAAAGATCCACTTGGGAAAAGATTGATTGAAACTGACCATATCTGGAATGATATCGACCCTTCTCCATTTATCGATGATGATGGACAAGCATACCTCTACTGGGGTAATCCCGATATATATTATGTAAAACTTAATGAGGATATGATTTCCTATTCGGGTGGGGTCATTAAGGAACCTTCCAAGCCTGATAATTATCAAGAAGGCCCTTGGGTATGGAAACGTAACGGCCATTATTATATGGCTTATGCCTCTACTTGTTGCCCAGAGGGCATAGGTTATGCAATGAGCGATTCACCTTCAGGCCCTTGGGAATATAAGGGTATGATTATGGATGCTTCTGAAAAAACAAGAGGTAACCATCCAGGGATCATTGATTATAAGGGTGAATCCTATGTTTTCGGACATAGTTATGACCTGCTCAAGCATGAAACTTCGACATTCTATGAGAGGAGGTCAGTGGATTTGGATGAGATGCAATACAATGCGGACGGAACTATAAGGAACCGCCATTATTGGTCAATAGAGGGGCCTGATCAGGTCGTTTCTTTTAATCCTTTTCATTGGGTAGAAGCGGAGACTATGGCCTGGAGCAAAGGAGTGAAATCGAAAAAAGATACCTTAACAGGTGTTTTTGTGAGCCAGATCCATAATGGGGATTTCATACAAGTAAGTGGGGTTGATTTTGCTGAGGGAGCGATGAAGTTTGAAGCAAATGTGGCTCCTCTTCTGGGGGGGCAGGTAGATATCCGGTTGGATGATAAGGATGGAACCCTTATTGGTGTCTGCGAAATCGAAAATACTGGGGGGGAGAATGTGTGGAATACTTTTGAAACAAAAGTGGAAAAGATAACCGGTGTGCATGACTTATTTTTCGTGTTTCGTGGAAGAGAAGGGGAACTATTCAAGTTCGATTCATGGAGGTTCATCAAGTGA